Genomic DNA from Emys orbicularis isolate rEmyOrb1 chromosome 18, rEmyOrb1.hap1, whole genome shotgun sequence:
aggggaggggccgggggctagcctgtagctcaggggctgggcaagaCGGTctcgcgggccggatgtggctcgcgggccgtagtttgtccacctctggGCTAGGCATATACATGACAAATGAGGTTGATAATTTCTTACAGTGTACAGCTCTCATGTTGAACCCTCCCATAGTGAAATGAAGGGGGCTTGGATATTTGCCATGAAACCTTGTAAATGCCCCCTCACTCCTGTTGGGTTTGAGCTGATTTCTGTAAGAGGGTAGTGCCTCAACTGGCCCCTCTACTCTTGAGGGGGTTTGATGGGTTTTTTTCTAGAGGTTCCTTTGCTGACCCTCTCCAATACTTTAGCAGGATAAGGATCCTGAGTGCGGTTGGTCATAGTGCCCTGGCTGTTTCCCAACCATTGATGTCAAACCACTGCCAGAGATCTTGGCTCATAGCTGGCTATGTGGGGGGCATCTCTTGTAACACATTACACCTGCTGGTTCTTTGCAGGACAGCTGAAATAGCAGGTAACGAGGCAGAACACCTTTGAAATGCAGTGGCACCTGGGCTGCGCAGGCAAGTCATTTTGCTTGGATGGTGCATGGAGCTGGAATgtgaacaggagagagaaaattctGATTTTCACTGCAAGGCTGGCTAAGTGGCAATATAGGcccaatcctgagaggtgctgcgTGCCCTTatctctcattgaagttaatggagttaaaGATACTCAGTATCTCTCAGGAGATGACCAGTACCTTGCTTTGAAAGTCCCTAGAGCCACAGGTTCAAATTCAGGCAGGGTACAGGTCAGCTCTTCATCCTTCCCAGGTAGACTCCCTTCCTGGCTGTTTGGGAGGGACAGAGTGGCATCGTGTCTATGGTTCATTTCTCAGCACTTCCACATGTGTTCTTGGGCAGAGCACTCGTGATCACCGCAGTACCTAAGATCTCACTTGCTCCTGCAGCATGGATTCCATGAGAGTCACGTGCAATGCCCTGAACAGCTGAATATGGCTCAAAAGATGAAGGTTGATGATCGTCAGTATTTGGAAGGAAATAATCCTAACCAGAAAACTAgcaacaaatgttttaaaaacattgtttctGACTAAAACAGATTCTTTTTGTTGATCCTTTCACTTTGTTGCTCTCTGTGTCCCCTTCTTCCAGTCTTCTACCATAGTGCCTTTTATTTCTAATATATACTTTCTTTTTTTCTAGGTATGTAGTCTTCCTCAAGAAATTTTTAGAAACTGCAGAGACGTACTTTATGGTTGGACACAGGGTGAACTATTACATTTTCACAGACAGACCAGAAGAAGTTCCTAAAGTTCCGCTCAAAGAAGGAAGGAATGTAGTGGTTCTGCAAGTCCAAAACTACTCTAGGTGGCAAGAAATCTCTATGCGACGAATGGAAATGATCAACTCCTTCTCTCAGCAGCGGTTCATTAATGAGGTCAGCTACCTAGTGTGTGTGGATGTAGACATGAGGTTTAATGACCAAGTTGGAGTGGAGATCCTGAGCAACTTGTTTGGCACACTACACCCAGGTTTCTATGCTGCAGAGCGTCAGTATTTCACCTATGAACGTCGACCTGCTTCTCAAGCTTATGTGCCCAGAGATGAGGGTGACTTCTACTATGCTGGAGGCTTCTTTGGAGGAACAGTAATGGAGGTTTACAAGCTGACCAAGAAATGCCATGAAGCCATTATGATGGACAAAGCCAAAGGAATTGAGGCAATCTGGCAAGAAGAGAGTCACTTAAACAAGTATTTTGTTTACCATAAACCAACCAAAATACTTTCCCCGGAATACCTGTGGGATGACAATCTAGGTAGGCGAGAGATCCTTAAGAAAAGAAGGTTTCTTGCTGTACCAAAGAACCATGCTGCAATCAGAAATAAATGAAGTTCATCTCAGACTGGTCTTAGTGCGAACTAACATAACTGATATTGTAGGTTTCCTTGGTTGATGAAAATATACAGACAATTGGTAAAAGCTCCATAACTTCTTTTGACATTCCCAGTATTTCTGGATATGGGAATGGTTTCAAGATGACACTATGTTACCATAAGGATAaggcatgcatccgacgaagtgggtattcacccacaaaagcttatgctccaatacgtctgttaggccttggctacacttgagaattctccgaggggaatagcttgcagcgctgcgagcgagtgtgcagcgctgcaggcgctgattacactggcgctttacagcgctgcactcgctgcgctcggggggggggggggggcgtttcccacccctgagtgcagcaagttgcagcgctgtacagcgccagtgtagccaaggccttagtctataaggtgccacaggactctttgtcactttttacagatccagactaacacggctacccctctgatacttgacaccataagGATAGTTTGCTGATTCCAACAATTTCATTGCCAAAAATACATTGGTATTTGTCTGCAATAGAGCTGTACCAGCAACAGGTTGTGTCTAGTGTTGGGGAAATATAAAGAGACTTGTAGATTCAGATGCTTATTCAACCTGCTCGTGGCTGGACATCTGATGCAAAGAAGCTTTCATGAGACTTCCAGTGCGTCCTGGTTTTATTTGGGTCAGAACTGATGTGGAAACATGAGATATTTTGGTATTTCTATTTGTTACCAGAGCCAAAATCTCTGTGTggctgtgtgtttaaaaaaaaaaaaaaaatgaaattgaaccagagaattttttttagaaGAGCAAAAAATCTGGTTAATTTGATTTTTCTCGGTGGTTTGGGCTGCCCCTAATCTGTAGGATACTTGAAATGCGTCTCAAGGTCCAATCCTGTGGTGCTCTCTGACTTGCAAAAGACACTTGAAAATGAAATAATCTTGTGTCTCAACAGTTTATCTGGATCCATCTTTTCAATCTCAGCTGGCCCAGAATGATATCAAATCTTTaggttttcatttaatttataaTGAAGAAAGCTCAGGGTTATCAGATctattttcaattaattttctCTCCTGAAGGAGACAAAACTATGGTTAAAAGACCTTAGCTTCCTGGGGAGAAATGGCTGGAGAAGTATCACAATGGAAAGCAACTCCATCTGCTATTTGTAGAGCTCCTAATACCTCACAAATCTTTGGGCCCTCAAAAGACAGATGTTGTCTCTCTGCACCAAAGATTGCTTAACAAATGTCAGGAAAAGAGACCAAATGAGGATGTAATGAGTTTCACTTGGATAACAGTATGTGTTGGAATAAGATGACTGGTAGAGCCCTCTTCTGCACCAAATTCTGCTTCCAGTTACCCTCTATTAGTTTCTCTTGGGTTTTTAAATAGcacctatcaccatggtatctatgCAATTGGGTTAGCAGGTTGTAACTGAGAGGGGAATTTTTTCCCTCAGTCACTTGTAGAAGAGAATTGAAGTGGCTTGAACAGAAATGTTGGCAGATTTTCTCCCTCACAACAAGGTCTATTCAATTTATTTCCATGCACTGGGTGTTCTAATTGAAAATGGGAAGATCAGATAAGGAAGAGGTTAAAACAAGACGtgcccaattctgctcccatttaagtcaatacaAGTTTTGTTGGTGACCTCAGTAGaaagatatatataaaatacacacacaatccAGGGTACAATTGAGTTTCTTGCAACACTCAAGGTGTGTCTTAGTGCATTCACTGGCAACCTGGAATGCACTGTCGTACTAATAAATGGTTTATTGGGGGAGTGGGCAAAAGCAAGTGATtaaagcagggtttctcaaactttgtactggtgacccctttcacacagcaacccTCTCaatgcgaccccccccttatcaattaaaaacactttttaatatatttagcaccattataaatgctggaggcaaagcggggtttggggtggaggctgacagctcgtgaccccccatgtaatagcctcacgaccccctgagggatcccgacccccagtttgagaaaccctggattAAAGTACTGTACAATAAACATGAGAGGCAGCAACATCTAGTAATCTGAGTACAGGCCTGGGAGCCAAAAACATCTACATTCACCTGAATGGCTGTAGCCTATTAGAACTTCCTCCTGGCCCAAAAAACCTCCCTAATTTAGATTTGTGTATATCCTTGTCAATAATTAAGTGTCTTGCAAAACATTAAAATCTCTGCTACTACTGATCTATGATTAAGGCTGATCCAGCAGAAAATTCTATTTCCTTCACTCTGGTCCCCACGTAGGTTTCAATTAGTGCATGGGCCTTGCCAAAACTGACTGCTGCTGGAGCCACCTGGAGCCACCTTGGCCCACATGTTTTGGACTATCTCAGGACACAATTCGTTTCGGTAGAATAGGTAGAAGGATTAATATGATAGTGGCTACATCTCTAAAAAttaccttgcatctgaagaagtgaggttcttacccactaaagcttatgctcccaatacttctgttagtcttaaaggtgccacgggaccctctgttgcttctcccAGAACTGTGTTTTGGAAATGCTCTAACTCACAGGAAGTTTGGTTTTCTAGATCAATGATTGTAGCCAAACAGCTTattgcttagatagaaaagcaaATTGCTTCTGGGGATAGAAACTTGGCACAGCAATATGCGGTCTTAGCAGCTAAAAAGAAGATAATGTTTTGGAGAAGAGGGACCTCAGACAAATTTGAAAAGATTTGGTCAAACTTTTTCAAAACCTGTTATTAATTCCTAGTGAATGGAAACCAAGATGTCGCTCttctttcctctccctgccccatttccttctctctccGCCCATTCCTTTACTTTTCTGTtttctgcctctctcccccctccccccattctcccttTATTTAGCAGTGGGGAGAAACAGatatttttcaataaaatataaattaaaacacttctGAATTCTAATACTGGCTCTGACATTTTTTCCTGTGCCTCACTTTGCTCCTcaacaaaatgggaataataatagtcactgtttgtaaagtgctaggTAGATACTGTCATTATTTATTAATCTAGCAAATAAAAGTTTTATGCAGACAGTGAATGGcaaaaaaatct
This window encodes:
- the ABO gene encoding histo-blood group ABO system transferase isoform X3, which translates into the protein MTYTKPQILKPSNHILEDLLQIELPRMIYTKPQILKPSRSDVLMMTPWFAPIVWEGTYNSEILNEQFRQRNVTVGLTVFAIKKYVVFLKKFLETAETYFMVGHRVNYYIFTDRPEEVPKVPLKEGRNVVVLQVQNYSRWQEISMRRMEMINSFSQQRFINEVSYLVCVDVDMRFNDQVGVEILSNLFGTLHPGFYAAERQYFTYERRPASQAYVPRDEGDFYYAGGFFGGTVMEVYKLTKKCHEAIMMDKAKGIEAIWQEESHLNKYFVYHKPTKILSPEYLWDDNLGRREILKKRRFLAVPKNHAAIRNK
- the ABO gene encoding histo-blood group ABO system transferase isoform X2, producing MDKDQGKTGGVKGYFTKRHFYVMGCTTLLCFSFGYVWNTSNGTWLDTPIKISNTMNSNTQDLDDFHKIKRPSNHILEDLLQIELPRMIYTKPQILKPSRSDVLMMTPWFAPIVWEGTYNSEILNEQFRQRNVTVGLTVFAIKKYVVFLKKFLETAETYFMVGHRVNYYIFTDRPEEVPKVPLKEGRNVVVLQVQNYSRWQEISMRRMEMINSFSQQRFINEVSYLVCVDVDMRFNDQVGVEILSNLFGTLHPGFYAAERQYFTYERRPASQAYVPRDEGDFYYAGGFFGGTVMEVYKLTKKCHEAIMMDKAKGIEAIWQEESHLNKYFVYHKPTKILSPEYLWDDNLGRREILKKRRFLAVPKNHAAIRNK